The Pochonia chlamydosporia 170 chromosome 3, whole genome shotgun sequence genome contains the following window.
TTCTTCACTTCTATAGCAGTACATCTTAAATCAACGTCTTTTGTGTGGCAAAGCAAACGGAACCCGCGAGATGCAGCAGTCtgaatcttggccttgcttgTTGTGAAATGGACTGGGTACGAGCTCAAGCAGTCGCTCACCATGTCTAGTGCCAAGTCAACTTTTTGTAATTGTTTGCAAAATTCCGAAAAGTAAAGTCATGGACATAACGTGGCATCTTACAAGGGATAGTTCTGACGACTGACGTGGTTAATCCGTACGCTTATATCCAACAATGCAGCCAGTCCGTCAGTCCATGACTTTTGTAATCACAATGCTTTTCACATCTTACTGGCGGGCATTAAGATTAAAGTAATCTTTGTATTGACGATCTTTGGGTACCCAACTTACCAGTCAAGACAAACGTCCACCACGTTCCGCCCGAGACCTCATTTGAATCCGCCCACTATCCtcacaatgttgaagaaggccaatAGCGTCTCGCACCAGAAACACTGTAGATCGCACCAAACTGCTTCCTCTTGTGCGTTGGCCAATGGCGAGACAAACTGAGGTGGCGTCGGCACATTCCCAGCAACTAAGccaaccatctccaacgTCAGCCTGGCGATCGGCAGAACCCTTCTCTTTTCCTCCTGGCGTCTTACCTCGTAGGGCTCAAACCAGCCAGTAAGCAACGTTGGACCCAGGCGGGCAAGATGCTGACCCGTCTGGCGCTATTTCGGGAAATGTAACCGGGGGCTAAAAATCCAGCTGGATAAATCCTGCTTGTTGCGATTGCACCACGAAGACAAGACCACTGGCTTTCTACTTTCATACAAAACTTTTGAAGTCGGTTTTATGAAAAAGACATATTCCCCCTCTCTGTAATAGCAATTGCACCTTTTATCCCCCAATTCCTTCATCTCCCATTCGACATGGTCAAACATCAGCAATGACACTGGTATCTCCTCCGCCTCAATTGGCAATGACCGTCAGCATACAGAAACCTCAAAATACCCATTCCAATGAATTCTTCACTTCCTCCCTAGTCACAGAAGGCTCTGCTTTCAAAGCCGTACACGTAGACGGCTCAGTGGACTACATCGACAGAAAGGCACTGGGCGGCAACAAACGAAAATTGCCAGACAAGTACTTTCGAAAACCACAGTTTATAGCAGTCCTGGTGGTAAGTCACAGCAAACCCGAAAGAAGCCTCATACTAATGCATTCCAATTTGAATAGGCGCAGTGCTTGTCCACTGTCTGCGCATACATGTGCTGGCTCGTCCCCACGAATACACTGTAAGTCTCATAACTTACCCTCATGGCCAATTCTAACTCAACTCCAGAGACATTATTGCCACGGACCTCAACTCAGAAAGTGACATACTCTGGGTACCAGTCATATGGATGATAGGCACAGGCGTAGGTATCCTCCTCTTCGGCCGCCTCTCCGACATCTTCGGCCGAAGATGGTTCGTCATGGCGACCACGGCTGCCGGGATATTCGGCTGTATTCTCGcaagcacagccaagaaCACGTCGACTATTGTAGCTGGCAGTGCTTTTGTCGGGGTAGCTGCCGCTGGACAATTCGCCACAAACGCTACACTAGGAGAACTCGTGGCTAACAGGCAGAGAGGTCCCGTTCTAGCGCTCATCTATGCTGTTTCGATACCATTTGCTGTGTTTGGACCTGTAGTCGCACGATCGTTAAGTGATGGGTCTGTGcaaggttggcgatggatATATTACCTGGGTATCATGTTGAATGGCATTGCCTTGGTGCTGTACTATTTCTTCTATTACCCGCCTTCGTTTAAGCAGCTGCACGTTGGGAAGAGTAGGGCGCAGCAGCTTAAAGAAGTTGACTGGGTTGGTATTTGTCTGTTTGTTATGGGATCGAGTTTATTCTTGGTTGGTATTtcgtttggtggtgtcaCATATCCTTGGAGCAGCGCAGCCGTCTTATGCCCGCTCATTCTaggcatcgtcgtcttcataGCATTCGTCATATATGGTCAGTTTACTCTAAATCTGTCAAGAGAAAGACTAACAAGGGTGACATAGAAACGGCATTCTGTCGAGTCCCTCAAATTATGCCACCCAAAATGTTCAAAAGCATCCCTTTCGTCGCATTAATCGTCTCCAGCACATTCAGCACCATGGTCTTCAGCGCCGTAACGATCCTATGGCCAGCCATAATTCGATATCTCTACACAAAGAACACCATCGAGATCGGTTGGCAGAGCTGCACAGTTGGAGGAGGCAATATCCTAGGCTTACTCGCCTCCTGCTTCGCCATAACATACCTCC
Protein-coding sequences here:
- a CDS encoding trichothecene efflux pump (similar to Colletotrichum gloeosporioides Nara gc5 XP_007273475.1); its protein translation is MTLVSPPPQLAMTVSIQKPQNTHSNEFFTSSLVTEGSAFKAVHVDGSVDYIDRKALGGNKRKLPDKYFRKPQFIAVLVAQCLSTVCAYMCWLVPTNTLDIIATDLNSESDILWVPVIWMIGTGVGILLFGRLSDIFGRRWFVMATTAAGIFGCILASTAKNTSTIVAGSAFVGVAAAGQFATNATLGELVANRQRGPVLALIYAVSIPFAVFGPVVARSLSDGSVQGWRWIYYLGIMLNGIALVLYYFFYYPPSFKQLHVGKSRAQQLKEVDWVGICLFVMGSSLFLVGISFGGVTYPWSSAAVLCPLILGIVVFIAFVIYETAFCRVPQIMPPKMFKSIPFVALIVSSTFSTMVFSAVTILWPAIIRYLYTKNTIEIGWQSCTVGGGNILGLLASCFAITYLPNVKLQVIVFSALTLIFVSALSSLSAQHWASTIAFGLIGCATVGYVENVAIIGTSLFWEAQDIGLAIGVLGSIKAFGGSIAQIIYYNVWKTSLARNLPKYVVPAAVNAGLPPNSADELLLNMTGSPTAVPGADANVMAAAVPAFVRAVEESLRVIFYVSIPFSVILWLSACFFPDFRPLLTDIVARKLQTRDDRHDAEAQLKRDNFELG